A stretch of the Paenibacillus dendritiformis genome encodes the following:
- the atpF gene encoding F0F1 ATP synthase subunit B — MNFVWENFVWAILAFLILYFLLQKYAFGPLFSVMEKRRELVKQQLDEAANSRTQAQAYIEEQKQALDSARKEAYDIIEQAKQTSVRQADEIIGQAKTETARLKEEAARDIESEKNKAVAALRNEVSGMSVAIASKLLQKQVDEKDQEQLVDQYLKEVGGKQ; from the coding sequence GTGAATTTCGTGTGGGAAAATTTCGTATGGGCGATTCTCGCGTTCCTTATCCTATATTTTTTGCTTCAAAAATATGCGTTCGGGCCTCTGTTCAGCGTCATGGAGAAACGCCGCGAGCTGGTCAAGCAGCAGCTCGACGAAGCGGCCAACAGCCGGACTCAAGCTCAGGCTTACATCGAAGAGCAGAAGCAAGCTCTCGATTCTGCCCGCAAAGAAGCTTATGACATTATCGAGCAGGCGAAGCAGACCAGCGTTAGACAGGCCGACGAAATCATCGGTCAAGCGAAGACCGAGACAGCTCGCTTGAAGGAAGAAGCAGCCCGCGATATCGAGAGCGAGAAGAACAAGGCTGTGGCTGCCCTGCGCAATGAAGTCAGCGGCATGTCTGTCGCCATCGCCTCGAAGCTTCTTCAGAAGCAGGTGGACGAGAAGGACCAAGAGCAATTGGTTGACCAGTACCTGAAAGAGGTAGGGGGCAAACAATGA
- the atpE gene encoding F0F1 ATP synthase subunit C: protein MGMLAAAIAVGLGALGAGLGNGMIVSRTVESIARQPEARNMLQTTMFIGVGIVEVIPLAATVIAFLAMFS from the coding sequence ATGGGTATGTTAGCAGCAGCAATTGCAGTAGGTTTGGGCGCATTGGGCGCAGGTCTTGGTAACGGTATGATCGTAAGCCGTACGGTGGAGTCGATCGCCCGCCAACCGGAAGCCCGCAACATGTTGCAGACGACCATGTTTATCGGTGTCGGTATCGTCGAGGTTATTCCGCTCGCAGCTACAGTTATCGCATTCCTGGCAATGTTCTCTTAA
- the atpB gene encoding F0F1 ATP synthase subunit A: MHSAPIIEVGGLHLDLSIILTLLISVVIVFIIARLAVRNLSVENPSKMQNFMEWVVEFVQGIIGSAMDFKKGKAYISLGMTLILFIFVSNLLGLPFAVITEAHHPVTIFGQEIVTTSQQVFNDLAAKGKPEHVHLLWYKSPTADISVTFGLAFMVFVIVNFLGLKNNRKHYLKHYIEPFPIFLPLNIVENLAKPVALGIRLYANIFAGEVLISTLIGAGVFGLPFLAAWQGFSIFIGALQAFIFTMLTMVYIAQASVHEEH; this comes from the coding sequence ATGCACTCAGCACCGATTATCGAGGTTGGCGGACTGCACTTGGATTTATCCATTATACTCACGCTGCTCATCAGTGTAGTCATCGTATTCATCATTGCACGATTGGCCGTCCGCAATCTGTCGGTCGAGAACCCTTCCAAAATGCAGAACTTCATGGAATGGGTTGTCGAATTCGTACAGGGGATTATCGGCAGCGCGATGGATTTCAAAAAAGGCAAGGCATACATCTCCCTCGGGATGACGCTTATCTTGTTTATTTTTGTATCCAACCTGCTGGGATTGCCGTTCGCGGTTATTACGGAGGCGCACCACCCGGTAACCATCTTCGGCCAGGAGATCGTTACGACGAGCCAACAGGTCTTCAACGATCTTGCTGCCAAAGGCAAGCCGGAGCACGTCCATCTGCTATGGTATAAGTCGCCGACGGCAGACATTTCCGTTACCTTCGGTCTGGCGTTCATGGTCTTCGTCATCGTGAACTTCCTGGGCTTGAAGAACAACCGCAAGCATTACCTGAAGCATTATATCGAGCCGTTCCCGATTTTCCTTCCATTGAACATTGTGGAAAACCTGGCGAAGCCGGTCGCGCTCGGTATCCGTCTTTACGCGAACATTTTCGCGGGCGAGGTCTTGATATCGACGCTCATCGGAGCGGGCGTATTCGGTCTTCCGTTCCTCGCGGCTTGGCAAGGATTCAGTATTTTTATCGGCGCATTGCAAGCTTTCATCTTCACGATGTTGACCATGGTCTACATCGCGCAAGCGTCCGTGCATGAAGAACATTAA
- a CDS encoding ATP synthase subunit I — protein MNDMTSIVHAVTRVAFILMSMFLLVWAFSPEHRPYAAGLTLGTVAGLINARYLSMKVRQLAELAASQTRQRFNLGLVTRMCIVLLAVMIGMKFEQVSLVSTIVGLIFMQVMTIIVSVIMEWRKGE, from the coding sequence ATGAATGATATGACTTCGATTGTCCATGCCGTGACCAGGGTGGCATTCATCCTGATGTCGATGTTCCTTCTCGTATGGGCTTTTTCACCGGAGCACCGCCCTTATGCAGCCGGCTTGACGCTAGGAACCGTCGCCGGTCTCATCAATGCGCGCTATTTGTCGATGAAGGTGAGACAGCTGGCCGAACTTGCCGCCAGTCAGACAAGGCAGAGGTTCAACCTTGGACTCGTTACGAGAATGTGTATCGTTCTCTTGGCCGTGATGATCGGCATGAAGTTCGAACAGGTGTCGCTTGTGTCGACCATTGTGGGACTGATTTTCATGCAAGTCATGACCATTATCGTTAGCGTCATTATGGAATGGAGAAAAGGTGAATAA
- a CDS encoding AtpZ/AtpI family protein yields MKTSKRNDSAWFIALSIGGAGVTLAVYIVIGYFAGKWLAQMLDGPKLWLAVGMIAGMCLGIMNIIYFVRKFMGEQDE; encoded by the coding sequence ATGAAGACTTCGAAACGCAATGACAGCGCTTGGTTCATCGCTCTCAGCATCGGTGGAGCCGGTGTCACGCTCGCCGTGTACATCGTCATCGGATACTTTGCGGGGAAATGGCTGGCGCAAATGTTGGACGGGCCCAAGCTGTGGCTGGCCGTCGGCATGATCGCCGGGATGTGTCTCGGCATCATGAACATTATTTATTTTGTAAGGAAGTTCATGGGGGAACAAGATGAATGA
- the wecB gene encoding non-hydrolyzing UDP-N-acetylglucosamine 2-epimerase translates to MSKLKVMTVFGVRPEAIKMAPLILELQKHPEEIESIVCVTAQHRQMLDQVLDVFRIRPDYDLDIMQARQSLNDITIRVLQGLEPVLKEAKPDIVLVHGDTLTTFLASYAAFMQQIPVGHVEAGLRTWNKLSPYPEEMNRQLTGVLADLHFAPTEWSANNLKQENKKESSIYVTGNTITDVFQYTVRSDYTHEVLEWAQGKRLVLMTAHRRESQGEPHRNIFRAVRRIADEFEDIAIVYPVHPSPAVRVPAHEMLGDHPRIRLIEPLDVADFHNIYPHTHLILTDSGGMQEEAPSFGVPVLVLRSTTERPEGIEAGTLELVGTDEEKVYNRTKQLLTDQELYSRMSRAANPYGDGKASQRIVSAILHSFGRQAERPESFHTKFTI, encoded by the coding sequence ATGTCGAAGCTGAAAGTGATGACGGTGTTCGGTGTCCGCCCGGAGGCCATCAAGATGGCGCCTCTCATTCTGGAATTGCAGAAGCATCCGGAGGAGATCGAATCGATCGTCTGCGTGACGGCTCAGCACCGTCAAATGCTCGATCAAGTGCTGGACGTATTCCGCATTCGGCCGGACTATGATTTGGACATCATGCAGGCCCGGCAGTCATTGAACGATATTACGATCAGGGTGCTGCAAGGGCTGGAGCCCGTGCTGAAGGAGGCGAAGCCGGACATCGTGCTTGTGCACGGCGATACGCTGACGACTTTCCTGGCCAGCTATGCGGCGTTCATGCAGCAGATTCCTGTCGGTCACGTCGAGGCGGGATTGCGCACGTGGAACAAGCTGTCGCCGTATCCGGAAGAGATGAACCGGCAGCTGACCGGGGTGCTGGCGGACCTGCATTTTGCCCCGACAGAATGGTCCGCGAACAACCTGAAGCAGGAGAATAAGAAAGAATCATCGATATATGTCACAGGCAACACAATAACAGATGTGTTTCAATATACAGTACGTTCCGATTACACCCATGAGGTTCTGGAATGGGCACAGGGCAAGCGCCTCGTGCTGATGACGGCTCACCGCCGGGAATCGCAAGGGGAGCCGCATCGCAATATTTTCCGTGCCGTGCGGCGCATCGCCGATGAATTCGAGGATATTGCCATTGTCTATCCGGTGCATCCAAGCCCGGCCGTTCGTGTTCCGGCGCATGAGATGCTGGGCGATCACCCGCGGATCAGGCTTATCGAGCCGCTCGATGTCGCTGATTTTCACAACATCTATCCGCATACGCATCTTATCCTTACGGATTCCGGCGGCATGCAAGAAGAGGCGCCGTCCTTTGGCGTACCCGTACTTGTGCTTCGGAGCACAACCGAGCGCCCGGAAGGCATTGAAGCGGGCACGCTGGAGCTCGTCGGCACGGACGAAGAGAAGGTGTATAACCGAACCAAACAATTGTTGACCGATCAGGAGCTATATTCCCGGATGAGCCGCGCGGCGAATCCGTACGGAGACGGGAAGGCGTCCCAGCGTATTGTCAGTGCGATTCTTCACAGTTTCGGGCGGCAAGCGGAGCGTCCGGAGTCTTTTCACACAAAGTTCACAATTTGA
- the upp gene encoding uracil phosphoribosyltransferase: protein MGKLIICDHPLIQHKLTLIRDKRTNTKDFRELVDEVATLMAYEITRELPLQTSTVETPVAETECKVISGRMLGLIPILRAGLGMVEGVVKLIPGAKIGHVGLFRDPETLKPVEYYTKLPTDVHERALIVIDPMLATGGSAIAAIDVLKKRQCTQIKLMCLIAAPEGVKAVQDAHPDVDIYLAALDERLDDHGYIVPGLGDAGDRLFGTK, encoded by the coding sequence ATGGGCAAATTGATCATTTGCGATCATCCTTTGATTCAACACAAATTGACACTGATTCGCGACAAGCGCACGAATACGAAAGATTTTCGCGAGTTGGTCGACGAAGTCGCGACACTGATGGCGTATGAGATTACGCGCGAACTTCCGCTGCAGACATCCACGGTGGAGACGCCGGTGGCGGAGACGGAATGCAAGGTGATTTCCGGCCGCATGCTGGGCCTGATTCCGATTCTGCGTGCCGGTCTGGGCATGGTAGAAGGGGTCGTGAAGCTGATTCCGGGGGCCAAAATCGGACATGTCGGTCTGTTCCGCGATCCGGAGACGTTGAAGCCGGTTGAATACTACACGAAGCTGCCGACCGACGTGCATGAGCGGGCGCTGATTGTCATCGACCCGATGCTGGCGACCGGCGGTTCGGCGATTGCCGCCATTGATGTGCTGAAGAAGCGCCAATGCACCCAGATTAAGCTGATGTGCCTCATCGCGGCGCCGGAAGGGGTCAAGGCGGTTCAGGATGCGCATCCGGACGTCGACATTTATTTGGCCGCGTTGGACGAGCGTCTCGATGATCACGGCTATATCGTGCCGGGATTGGGCGATGCCGGCGATCGGCTGTTCGGAACGAAATAA
- the glyA gene encoding serine hydroxymethyltransferase — translation MVEHLRQADPEVLRAMDLELQRQRNNIELIASENIVSEAVMEAMGTVLTNKYAEGYPGKRYYGGCEHVDIVEDIARNRAKELFGAEHANVQPHSGAQANMAVYLAALKPGDTVLGMNLAHGGHLTHGSPVNASGLLYNFVAYGVEEDTFLIDYDKVRKAAFKHRPKMIVAGASAYPRIIDFEALGAIANDVGALFMVDMAHIAGLVAAGLHPSPVPHAHFVTTTTHKTLRGPRGGMILCRSAWAQAIDKAVFPGTQGGPLMHVIASKAVALGEALQPSFKQYAAQVIENAQALAATLLEEGLNIVSGGTDNHLMLIDTRNVNITGKDAEKVLDSVGITVNKNAIPFDPTSPFITSGIRIGTPAATSRGMDVEAMRTIGKVIAMTLKNPADEATLSSARRMVQELTGQYPLYQTIKY, via the coding sequence ATGGTAGAACATTTACGACAAGCGGATCCGGAAGTGCTGAGAGCGATGGATTTGGAGCTGCAGCGGCAGCGGAACAATATCGAGCTTATCGCCTCGGAAAATATCGTAAGCGAAGCGGTCATGGAAGCGATGGGGACCGTCCTGACGAATAAATATGCGGAAGGCTATCCGGGCAAGCGCTACTACGGAGGCTGCGAGCATGTCGACATCGTCGAGGACATTGCCCGCAACCGCGCGAAGGAACTGTTCGGGGCCGAGCACGCGAATGTGCAGCCGCACTCCGGCGCGCAGGCGAACATGGCGGTCTATCTGGCGGCCTTGAAGCCCGGAGATACCGTTCTTGGCATGAATCTGGCGCATGGCGGCCACTTGACGCACGGCAGCCCGGTCAACGCTTCGGGTCTGCTCTATAATTTCGTGGCTTATGGCGTGGAAGAAGACACGTTCCTGATCGATTATGACAAGGTGCGCAAGGCAGCGTTCAAGCATCGTCCGAAAATGATCGTCGCCGGCGCCAGCGCTTACCCTCGCATCATTGATTTCGAAGCGCTCGGTGCTATCGCCAATGACGTGGGCGCGTTGTTCATGGTCGATATGGCGCATATCGCCGGTCTGGTCGCCGCGGGTCTGCATCCGAGCCCGGTTCCGCATGCGCATTTCGTGACGACGACGACGCACAAGACGCTTCGCGGTCCGCGCGGCGGCATGATTCTGTGCCGTTCGGCCTGGGCGCAGGCAATCGACAAAGCCGTCTTCCCGGGCACGCAGGGCGGTCCGCTCATGCATGTGATTGCTTCCAAGGCCGTTGCGCTGGGCGAAGCTCTCCAGCCATCCTTCAAGCAATATGCGGCACAGGTCATCGAGAATGCGCAGGCGCTGGCAGCGACCCTGCTCGAAGAAGGACTCAATATCGTATCCGGCGGCACAGACAACCATCTGATGCTGATTGACACGCGCAATGTCAACATTACCGGCAAGGATGCGGAGAAGGTGCTGGACTCGGTGGGCATTACCGTGAATAAAAACGCGATTCCGTTCGATCCGACAAGTCCGTTCATTACAAGCGGTATCCGCATCGGCACGCCGGCTGCGACTTCACGCGGCATGGATGTCGAAGCGATGCGCACGATCGGCAAGGTGATTGCCATGACGCTCAAAAATCCGGCCGACGAGGCAACGCTTTCGAGCGCGCGCCGGATGGTCCAGGAATTGACGGGGCAATACCCGCTGTATCAGACGATCAAATATTAA
- a CDS encoding TIGR01440 family protein — MNSSYERQAEQAARELAASAKLVPGQLVVIGCSTSEVAGARIGTAGTLEVARMLFDGLNVLRTEFGLQLAFQCCEHLNRALVVERRTLERFRLEEVAAVPVPHAGGSMAAQAYRMLPDACLAESIEAHAGIDIGETLIGMHLRRVAVPLRTELRAIGSARVTMASTRPKLIGGERAVYRVPDDSGTSCD; from the coding sequence ATGAATTCTTCTTATGAGCGGCAGGCCGAGCAGGCTGCCCGGGAATTGGCGGCTTCGGCGAAGCTTGTCCCGGGCCAGCTGGTCGTGATTGGCTGCAGCACAAGCGAAGTGGCCGGCGCGCGCATCGGCACGGCCGGCACGCTTGAGGTTGCCCGCATGCTGTTCGACGGCCTGAATGTGCTGCGGACCGAGTTCGGCCTGCAGCTTGCATTTCAATGCTGCGAGCATCTGAACCGCGCGCTGGTGGTGGAACGCCGCACGCTGGAGCGGTTCCGCCTGGAGGAGGTCGCCGCGGTGCCTGTTCCGCATGCGGGCGGCTCGATGGCGGCGCAGGCGTACCGCATGCTGCCGGATGCATGTCTGGCCGAGTCGATCGAGGCGCATGCCGGGATCGATATCGGCGAGACGCTGATCGGCATGCATTTGCGCCGGGTGGCCGTCCCGCTGCGGACGGAACTTCGCGCCATCGGCAGCGCCAGGGTGACGATGGCTTCGACGCGGCCGAAGCTGATCGGCGGCGAGCGGGCGGTCTACCGCGTGCCGGACGATAGCGGAACTTCATGCGATTAG
- the rpiB gene encoding ribose 5-phosphate isomerase B, which yields MKIAIGADHAGVKLKDGIIAVIRELGHEVEDLGCHCADSVDYPDYAVPVAEKVAAGEADRGILICGTGIGMSIAANKVPGVRCALVHDLFSAKATREHNDSNVLAMGERVIGPGLAEEIVRVWLGTEFSQGERHLGRIRKVEEAERKYNPAP from the coding sequence ATGAAAATTGCAATTGGGGCGGATCACGCAGGTGTGAAGCTGAAGGACGGCATCATCGCGGTCATTCGCGAACTGGGACATGAGGTGGAGGATCTTGGCTGCCATTGCGCCGATTCGGTCGATTATCCGGATTATGCCGTGCCTGTCGCCGAGAAGGTGGCCGCCGGCGAAGCCGATCGCGGAATTCTGATCTGCGGGACCGGGATTGGCATGTCCATCGCCGCGAACAAAGTTCCTGGCGTGCGCTGCGCGCTCGTGCATGATCTGTTCAGCGCGAAGGCGACCCGGGAGCATAATGATTCGAACGTGCTTGCGATGGGGGAACGGGTCATCGGCCCCGGCCTGGCGGAAGAGATCGTTCGCGTCTGGCTCGGCACGGAATTCAGTCAAGGAGAGCGCCATCTCGGCCGCATCCGCAAGGTGGAGGAAGCCGAGCGCAAGTACAACCCGGCTCCGTAG
- a CDS encoding low molecular weight protein arginine phosphatase, protein MNRILFVCTGNTCRSPMAEAMFRQLAADRGLALEVKSAGVSAWDGTPMSDHAAAVLKEHNIEGHETFASTALSDAEVSWADLILTLTVGHKRHVLQRFPSAADKIYTLREYAEPGEGGSGERERLQELAAELQLKQALGQEPTPEERAELAELERRCPNPDVADPFGGSLEEYRMTAMQIREALLVVVDKLASSDTK, encoded by the coding sequence ATGAACCGGATATTATTCGTATGTACTGGGAACACCTGCCGCAGTCCGATGGCGGAAGCGATGTTCCGCCAATTGGCCGCCGACCGGGGGCTGGCGTTGGAGGTCAAGTCCGCGGGCGTATCGGCATGGGATGGGACGCCGATGTCGGATCATGCCGCCGCCGTGCTCAAGGAACACAATATCGAGGGACACGAGACGTTCGCTTCGACCGCGCTGAGCGACGCGGAGGTGTCCTGGGCCGATCTGATCTTGACGCTGACCGTCGGCCATAAGCGCCATGTGCTGCAGCGGTTCCCCTCGGCTGCCGATAAAATATACACGCTGAGGGAATACGCGGAGCCGGGAGAGGGCGGTTCCGGAGAGCGCGAACGGCTGCAGGAGCTGGCCGCCGAGCTGCAGTTGAAGCAGGCGCTGGGACAGGAGCCGACGCCGGAGGAGCGGGCGGAGCTGGCTGAACTGGAGCGTCGCTGTCCGAACCCGGATGTCGCCGATCCGTTCGGCGGGTCGCTGGAGGAGTACCGGATGACCGCGATGCAGATTCGGGAAGCGCTGCTTGTCGTGGTGGACAAGCTGGCCTCGTCTGACACAAAGTGA
- a CDS encoding manganese efflux pump MntP family protein, whose protein sequence is MWETAVPAGQWITIVVMAVALGFDAFSLCLGLGMRGVRSADMLRIGGIIALFHVAMPLLGVLTGHYISSILGHVAVMAAGGLLIMLGAHMMFSSFRGGSSGSLYQMRIWGTLLFALSVSVDSFSVGVSLGMFHTSLIVTIMAFGLAGGAMSVMGLALGQRVGAAIGEYGEAVGGAILLAFGILFLLP, encoded by the coding sequence ATGTGGGAGACGGCAGTACCGGCAGGTCAGTGGATCACGATAGTCGTCATGGCCGTGGCACTCGGTTTTGACGCCTTTTCGCTTTGTCTGGGCCTGGGCATGAGAGGGGTGCGCTCGGCGGATATGCTCCGCATCGGCGGAATTATCGCGCTGTTCCATGTCGCGATGCCGCTGCTTGGCGTCCTGACGGGCCATTACATCAGCTCCATCCTTGGGCATGTCGCGGTGATGGCCGCCGGCGGGCTGCTCATTATGCTGGGCGCGCATATGATGTTCAGCTCTTTCCGCGGCGGGTCTTCGGGCTCTTTGTATCAGATGCGGATCTGGGGAACGCTGCTGTTCGCTTTGAGCGTAAGCGTCGATTCGTTCTCCGTCGGGGTATCGCTGGGGATGTTCCATACCAGCCTTATCGTAACGATCATGGCCTTCGGCCTGGCCGGGGGAGCGATGTCCGTCATGGGACTGGCACTCGGCCAGCGGGTCGGGGCCGCCATCGGCGAATACGGGGAAGCGGTCGGAGGAGCGATTCTGCTTGCCTTTGGCATTCTCTTTTTGCTGCCATGA
- a CDS encoding L-threonylcarbamoyladenylate synthase yields MNVMNRFNEPKLADQALEVAAGHEGEATKRWTVDAARPLDGQPAIVEAAALLAAGGTVAFPTETVYGLGADARDTQAVERIFAAKGRPSDNPLIVHIADMAMLDELVEPFGGTARRLMERFWPGPLTIVLPVRPGAVSPRVTAGLDTVGVRMPAHDTALALIRTAACPVAAPSANRSGRPSPTRAEHVAEDLDGRIGGIVDGGPTGVGVESTVVELHGDRIHVLRPGGVTTAMLREIAAEVTIDPAVDPDGALAVPAAREDGEALAAPRSPGMKYAHYAPQGMLAIVKSASPEAAARRIQEELDAARERGERTGVLAFTEQAADYRADVVVPLGSVSAPEEAAHRLYEGLRRCDEEGVGFIMAEACSTEGIGLAVMNRLLKAAGHRVIRC; encoded by the coding sequence ATGAACGTCATGAATCGATTCAATGAACCGAAGCTTGCCGACCAGGCCTTGGAAGTTGCTGCCGGTCATGAGGGCGAAGCGACGAAGCGCTGGACGGTCGATGCGGCGCGGCCGCTCGACGGTCAGCCGGCCATTGTGGAGGCGGCGGCCCTGCTGGCCGCGGGCGGCACGGTGGCTTTCCCGACCGAGACGGTCTACGGCCTTGGCGCCGACGCCCGCGATACGCAAGCCGTCGAGCGCATCTTCGCCGCCAAGGGCCGCCCGTCCGACAACCCGCTCATCGTGCATATCGCCGATATGGCGATGCTGGATGAGCTGGTCGAGCCGTTCGGCGGGACGGCGCGCCGCCTGATGGAGCGCTTCTGGCCCGGACCGCTTACGATTGTGCTCCCGGTGCGCCCCGGAGCCGTCTCGCCGCGGGTGACGGCGGGCCTCGACACGGTCGGCGTCCGCATGCCGGCGCATGATACGGCTCTGGCCCTGATCCGTACCGCCGCATGCCCGGTGGCCGCGCCGAGCGCCAACCGGTCCGGCCGTCCGAGCCCGACACGTGCCGAGCATGTCGCCGAGGATCTGGACGGCCGCATCGGCGGCATTGTCGACGGCGGACCTACCGGCGTTGGCGTCGAATCGACCGTCGTGGAGCTGCACGGCGACCGTATCCATGTGCTGCGCCCCGGCGGCGTGACGACCGCCATGCTGCGCGAGATTGCCGCCGAGGTTACGATCGACCCGGCCGTCGATCCGGACGGCGCGCTGGCGGTTCCCGCGGCGCGGGAGGACGGCGAAGCGCTGGCGGCGCCGCGTTCCCCGGGCATGAAATACGCCCACTACGCTCCGCAAGGCATGCTCGCGATCGTGAAGAGCGCCTCGCCGGAAGCCGCGGCCCGCCGCATCCAGGAGGAGCTCGACGCCGCCCGGGAACGCGGAGAGCGCACGGGCGTGCTCGCTTTCACCGAGCAGGCCGCTGACTACCGCGCGGATGTCGTCGTGCCGCTGGGCAGCGTGTCCGCGCCGGAGGAGGCCGCCCACCGGCTGTATGAAGGGCTGCGCCGCTGCGACGAGGAAGGGGTCGGCTTCATTATGGCGGAAGCCTGCTCCACCGAAGGGATCGGGTTGGCGGTGATGAACCGGCTGCTGAAGGCCGCCGGCCACCGCGTTATCCGCTGCTGA
- the spoIIR gene encoding stage II sporulation protein R translates to MKSRMFVLGLLLAIIAAGTWMRWDQGRAAAAVEEAGLTGIKTAEAGQRPAAAIPEEAIRLRVLANSDTDDDQRVKRLVRDRIVEQLNGWLQQQDAPQTREEAREFIAGHLEDLERTVTRALAGEGMPYSAELTLGEVPFPAKLYGGQVYPAGMYEALLVSLGAGEGQNWWCVLFPPLCFIDGDTGQAKDESGAGSEGVSPADAGQDEAPGGGASGTSGMDGGSAASGEDSSMDEGTEVRFFLWDMLVSLCRWLAEVWNALIG, encoded by the coding sequence ATGAAATCACGGATGTTCGTACTCGGTCTCCTGCTGGCAATCATCGCCGCAGGGACGTGGATGCGTTGGGATCAAGGCCGCGCGGCAGCGGCTGTGGAGGAAGCAGGCTTGACGGGGATAAAGACGGCGGAAGCCGGGCAGAGACCGGCAGCAGCGATACCCGAGGAGGCGATTCGGCTGCGCGTGCTGGCGAATTCGGACACGGACGACGATCAGCGGGTGAAGCGGCTGGTGCGGGATCGCATCGTCGAGCAATTGAACGGCTGGCTCCAGCAGCAGGACGCTCCGCAGACACGGGAGGAGGCGCGGGAATTCATCGCCGGCCATCTCGAGGATCTGGAGCGTACGGTCACGCGGGCGCTTGCGGGGGAAGGCATGCCGTATTCGGCGGAGCTGACGCTGGGCGAGGTCCCCTTCCCGGCGAAGCTGTACGGCGGCCAGGTATATCCGGCGGGCATGTACGAGGCGCTGCTCGTCTCGCTGGGCGCGGGCGAGGGTCAGAACTGGTGGTGCGTTCTGTTCCCGCCGCTCTGTTTCATTGACGGGGATACGGGCCAGGCGAAGGATGAATCCGGTGCCGGCAGCGAAGGCGTCTCGCCGGCAGACGCCGGGCAGGATGAAGCTCCGGGGGGCGGGGCAAGCGGGACATCCGGAATGGACGGCGGATCCGCTGCTTCGGGGGAGGATTCAAGCATGGATGAAGGAACGGAAGTGCGCTTCTTTTTATGGGATATGCTGGTAAGCTTGTGTCGGTGGCTGGCAGAGGTGTGGAATGCTCTTATCGGTTAA
- the prmC gene encoding peptide chain release factor N(5)-glutamine methyltransferase, which translates to MIRPGGSERGAPGSFRLAWPLTIREAWVQASSFLAAGGVEDAPHHAELLLRHVLGWERAPYLVRLPDPMPETACRPYEAAIERRAGGEPTQYIIGEQHFYGLPFAVSPDVLIPRPETELLVEAIVAEADRLWPAGTALRAADIGTGSGAIACTLAHLRPSWQVTATDISPAALRMAQSNAEQLGVADRLSWREGDLLAPLAGCGLDVLVSNPPYIPAGDIGGLMREVRDYEPRTALDGGADGLDPYRRIVAMLPLLNCPPRLIGFEVGQGQACDVAALLEAAGYGERLVIVPDLAGIERHVIGVHAMRPDEEEPSGAAEEPDSARQDG; encoded by the coding sequence ATGATCCGGCCCGGCGGATCGGAGCGGGGAGCGCCAGGCTCCTTCCGCCTAGCCTGGCCGTTAACGATAAGAGAAGCCTGGGTGCAGGCTTCTTCTTTTTTGGCGGCCGGCGGGGTGGAGGATGCGCCGCATCATGCGGAGCTGCTGCTGCGCCATGTGCTTGGCTGGGAGCGGGCGCCCTATCTCGTGCGGCTGCCCGATCCGATGCCCGAGACGGCCTGCCGTCCGTACGAGGCCGCGATTGAACGGCGGGCCGGAGGCGAGCCGACCCAATATATTATCGGGGAGCAGCATTTCTACGGCCTCCCGTTCGCCGTGTCTCCGGACGTGCTGATTCCGCGTCCGGAGACGGAGCTGCTGGTCGAGGCGATCGTGGCCGAAGCGGATCGCCTCTGGCCGGCGGGAACCGCGCTGCGGGCGGCCGACATCGGCACCGGTAGCGGGGCCATCGCCTGCACGCTGGCGCATCTGCGGCCGTCCTGGCAGGTGACGGCGACCGACATCTCGCCTGCGGCGCTCCGCATGGCGCAATCCAACGCCGAGCAGCTCGGCGTGGCGGATCGCCTGAGCTGGCGCGAGGGCGACCTGCTGGCGCCGCTCGCCGGCTGCGGGCTGGACGTGCTCGTGTCCAACCCGCCGTATATTCCGGCCGGCGACATTGGCGGGCTCATGCGCGAGGTGCGCGATTACGAGCCCCGCACGGCGCTGGACGGCGGCGCGGACGGGCTCGACCCGTACCGCCGCATCGTCGCCATGCTGCCGCTGCTGAACTGCCCGCCCCGCCTCATCGGCTTCGAGGTCGGCCAGGGCCAAGCCTGCGACGTGGCCGCGCTGCTGGAGGCGGCGGGCTACGGGGAGCGGCTTGTCATCGTGCCGGATCTGGCCGGCATCGAGCGCCATGTCATCGGCGTGCACGCCATGCGGCCGGACGAGGAGGAGCCGAGTGGCGCCGCGGAGGAGCCGGACTCGGCACGGCAAGACGGCTGA